The Camelina sativa cultivar DH55 chromosome 14, Cs, whole genome shotgun sequence genome includes a window with the following:
- the LOC104743307 gene encoding uncharacterized protein LOC104743307, producing MSSQSETIATSDASMLHNVNMSNVTKLTASNFLMWNRQVHALLDGYDLAGFLDGSTAAPAATVTSAGTTTVNPAYTTWKRQDKLIYSSLLGAIAVEVQPILSKATTSAQIWSTLSSTYAKPSWGHIKQIREQIKQWKKGTRSVDDYVQGFTTRFDQLALLGKPMDHEDQVDYILSGLSDAYKPVVDQIDGRDSPPSLTELHEKLLNFDLKLQSLAHAASSSVPMSANVASYKSSGGNHNTNNNNNTHSRGPFCGSSRGQWQNHQNSSRGSQGRGYQGRCQLCGVFGHNAR from the coding sequence ATGTCTTCTCAGAGTGAAACTATTGCCACTTCTGATGCTTCCATGCTTCACAACGTTAACATGTCGAATGTGACCAAACTCACGGCATCGAACTTCTTGATGTGGAACCGCCAAGTCCACGCCTTACTCGATGGATATGATCTCGCTGGTTTCCTTGATGGTTCCACCGCTGCTCCTGCTGCCACAGTTACTTCTGCTGGAACCACTACCGTCAATCCCGCGTACACTACTTGGAAACGCCAGGATAAACTCATCTACTCCAGTCTCCTTGGTGCCATCGCTGTTGAGGTTCAACCTATCTTATCCAAGGCGACAACCTCTGCTCAGATCTGGAGTACACTCTCTTCCACTTATGCAAAGCCAAGTTGGGGACACATCAAACAGATTCGCGAACAGATCAAACAATGGAAGAAAGGTACTCGTTCTGTCGATGACTATGTCCAAGGTTTTACCACACGGTTTGATCAACTAGCCTTACTTGGCAAGCCAATGGATCACGAAGATCAGGTTGACTACATTCTGAGTGGTCTCTCCGATGCATACAAACCGGTGGTTGACCAAATTGATGGTCGTGACTCTCCTCCATCGTTGACGGAGCTCCACGAGAAACTCCTCAACTTTGATCTGAAGCTTCAATCTCTTGCGCATGCTGCCTCTTCCTCTGTTCCAATGTCCGCGAATGTAGCATCTTACAAATCTTCTGGTGGCAAtcacaacaccaacaacaacaacaacactcatTCTCGTGGTCCGTTTTGCGGGTCGTCTCGGGGACAGTGGCAGAACCATCAAAACTCCTCCCGTGGCTCCCAAGGCAGAGGTTACCAAGGGCGTTGTCAGCTTTGTGGTGTCTTCGGCCACAATGCTCGATGA
- the LOC104740143 gene encoding sodium/hydrogen exchanger 8-like isoform X1 yields MASIIGAASQYRSPEQAISFSLFSEESDSNPVDAVIFAGTSLVLGTACRQLFNGTRVPYTVVLLVIGIVLGSLEYGTNHNLGKIGNGIRIWNDINPDLLLAVFLPALLFESSFSMDVHQIKRCMGQMVLLAGPGVLISTFCLGALIKLTFPYNWDWKTSLLLGGLLGATDPVALVAFLKELGASKKMTTLIDGESLMNDGVSVVVFQLFFKMVMGHNSDWGSIIKFLVQNSLGAVGIGLAFGIASVSWLKFVFNDTVVQITVTLSVSYFAYYTAQEWAGVSGILTVMILGMFFAAFARTAVKGESHQSLLHFWEMAAYIANTLVFILSGVIIAEGVLSGRSISYEGISWGFLFLLYLYVQLSRCVVVGVLYPLLCRFGYGLDWKESIILTWSGLRGAVSLSLALSVKQSSGNLYLSSETGTRFLFFTGGIVFLTLVVNGSTTQLLLHFLRMDTLTANKKRILEYTKCEMMNTALKAFENLGDDEELGSADLPTVTRHVSSLKDLEGGQVNPHNGYEAGNLDPTTNIMDMRIRFLNGVQAAYWEMLDDGRITRSTANVLMQSVDEALDLVSTNSLCDWRGLEPRVHFPNYYKFLQSRIIPRKLVTHLIVERLESACYISSAFLRAHRIARQQLHDFLGNSDVASTVISESEVEGVEAKQFLEDVRDSFPQVLSVLKTRQVTYYVLNHLNGYIKNLEKVGLLEGKEVSHLHDVVQSDLKKLLRNPPLLKLPNIEGFLASNPLLKDRSIFRSLATGETHS; encoded by the exons ATGGCGAGTATAATCGGCGCGGCGTCGCAGTACAGGTCACCGGAGCAAGCAATAtccttttctctgttttcagaGGAGAGCGACTCTAATCCTGTGGATGCCGTTATTTTCGCGGGAACTTCGCTGGTTCTCGGAACCGCGTGTAGACAACTGTTTAATGGCACTAGAGTTCCCTACACCGTCGTTCTCCTCGTTATCGGCATCGTTCTCGGATCCTTAG AATATGGAACTAATCATAACCTTGGCAAGATTGGCAATGGGATTCGTATCT GGAATGATATAAACCCTGACCTACTTTTGGCTGTTTTTCTCCCTGCTCTTCTTTTCGAGAGCTCATTCTCCATGGATGTGCACCAGATCaag AGGTGTATGGGACAAATGGTTCTGCTTGCTGGCCCTGGAGTTCTGATCTCTACCTTTTGTCTTGGAGCTCTTATAAAG CTTACTTTTCCATATAACTGGGACTGGAAAACATCATTGTTGCTTGGAGGACTTTTAGGAGCTACAGACCCCGTGGCTCTTGTTGCTTTTCTTAAGGAGCTTGGTGCTAGTAAGAAAATGACCACTTTAATTGACGGGGAGTCTCTGATGAATGATGG gGTGTCAGTTGTGGTCTTTCAGTTATTCTTCAAGATGGTGATGGGGCACAACTCTGACTGGGGTTCCATTATCAAATTTCTTGTCCAGAACTCTCTCGGAGC TGTAGGCATTGGTCTAGCTTTTGGCATTGCTTCAGTTAGTTGGCTTAAATTCGTATTCAATGATACGGTGGTTCAGATCACTGTAACACTTTCAGTGAGCTATTTCGCGTATTACACT GCACAAGAGTGGGCTGGGGTCTCTGGAATTTTGACTGTGATGATTTTGGGGAT gTTTTTCGCTGCATTTGCAAGGACAGCAGTTAAGGGTGAGAGTCACCAGAGTTTGCTTCACTTCTG GGAAATGGCCGCTTATATTGCAAATACATTAGTTTTTATACTCAG TGGAGTTATTATCGCTGAAGGCGTTCTTAGCGGTCGGAGCATATCTTACGAAG GAATCTCTTGGGGCTTTCTTTTCCTCTTATATTTGTATGTCCAACTTTCCCGCTGTGTTGTGGTTGGAGTTCTGTACCCATTGCTATGCCGTTTTGGCTATGGATTGGACTGGAAGGAATCCATCATACTCACGTGGTCTGGATTAAGGGGTGCTGTGTCACTATCACTCGCTCTATCTGTAAAA CAATCAAGTGGAAATTTATATCTCAGTTCGGAGACGGGAACAAGG TTTCTGTTCTTCACAGGTGGGATTGTTTTCCTAACTTTGGTTGTTAATGGATCCACTACTCAATTACTCTTGCACTTTCTTCGCATGGACACTTTAACGGCCAATAAG AAACGAATATTGGAGTATACAAAGTGTGAAATGATGAACACCGCCTTAAAAGCTTTTGAAAATCTAGGGGATGACGAGGAGCTTGGATCTGCTGACTTGCCTACAGTTACAAGACATGTTTCAAGCTTGAAAGATTTAGAAGGGGGACAAGTTAATCCTCACAATGGGTATGAAGCTGGAAACCTTGACCCTACGACGAATATAATGGACATGCGTATACGCTTCTTAAATG GTGTCCAGGCAGCTTACTGGGAGATGCTTGATGATGGGAGAATAACACGTAGCACTGCCAATGTTTTGATGCAATCAGTAGATGAGGCACTTGACCTTGTTTCTACCAATTCTTTATGCGACTGGAGGGGTTTAGAGCCGCGTGTTCATTTCCCAAATTATTACAAGTTTCTTCAATCAAGAATTATCCCCCGCAAGTTGGTCACGCATTTAATTGTGGAAAGACTAGAATCTGCTTGTTACATTTCCTCTGCGTTTCTCCGTGCTCACAGGATTGCGCGACAGCAATTGCATGACTTTCTAG GTAACAGTGACGTTGCTTCTACTGTCATAAGTGAAAGTGAGGTGGAAGGAGTAGAAGCAAAACAGTTCTTGGAAGATGTCCGTGATTCATTTCCTCAG GTTTTGAGTGTTTTGAAAACAAGACAAGTAACATATTATGTGCTGAATCATCTAAATGGATATATCAAGAACCTCGAGAAGGTTGGGCTGTTAGAGGGAAAAGAAGTTTCTCATCTTCATGATGTTGTTCAG TCTGACTTGAAGAAGCTCCTGAGAAATCCTCCTTTACTAAAACTTCCAAATATAGAAGGTTTTCTCGCCAGCAATCCGTTATTGAAAGATCGCTCAATCTTCAGGAGTTTGGCCACGGGCGAGACACATTCATGA
- the LOC104740143 gene encoding sodium/hydrogen exchanger 8-like isoform X2 produces the protein MASIIGAASQYRSPEQAISFSLFSEESDSNPVDAVIFAGTSLVLGTACRQLFNGTRVPYTVVLLVIGIVLGSLEYGTNHNLGKIGNGIRIWNDINPDLLLAVFLPALLFESSFSMDVHQIKRCMGQMVLLAGPGVLISTFCLGALIKLTFPYNWDWKTSLLLGGLLGATDPVALVAFLKELGASKKMTTLIDGESLMNDGVSVVVFQLFFKMVMGHNSDWGSIIKFLVQNSLGAVGIGLAFGIASVSWLKFVFNDTVVQITVTLSVSYFAYYTAQEWAGVSGILTVMILGMFFAAFARTAVKGESHQSLLHFWEMAAYIANTLVFILSGVIIAEGVLSGRSISYEGISWGFLFLLYLYVQLSRCVVVGVLYPLLCRFGYGLDWKESIILTWSGLRGAVSLSLALSVKQSSGNLYLSSETGTRFLFFTGGIVFLTLVVNGSTTQLLLHFLRMDTLTANKKRILEYTKCEMMNTALKAFENLGDDEELGSADLPTVTRHVSSLKDLEGGQVNPHNGYEAGNLDPTTNIMDMRIRFLNGVQAAYWEMLDDGRITRSTANVLMQSVDEALDLVSTNSLCDWRGLEPRVHFPNYYKFLQSRIIPRKLVTHLIVERLESACYISSAFLRAHRIARQQLHDFLGTPCSVN, from the exons ATGGCGAGTATAATCGGCGCGGCGTCGCAGTACAGGTCACCGGAGCAAGCAATAtccttttctctgttttcagaGGAGAGCGACTCTAATCCTGTGGATGCCGTTATTTTCGCGGGAACTTCGCTGGTTCTCGGAACCGCGTGTAGACAACTGTTTAATGGCACTAGAGTTCCCTACACCGTCGTTCTCCTCGTTATCGGCATCGTTCTCGGATCCTTAG AATATGGAACTAATCATAACCTTGGCAAGATTGGCAATGGGATTCGTATCT GGAATGATATAAACCCTGACCTACTTTTGGCTGTTTTTCTCCCTGCTCTTCTTTTCGAGAGCTCATTCTCCATGGATGTGCACCAGATCaag AGGTGTATGGGACAAATGGTTCTGCTTGCTGGCCCTGGAGTTCTGATCTCTACCTTTTGTCTTGGAGCTCTTATAAAG CTTACTTTTCCATATAACTGGGACTGGAAAACATCATTGTTGCTTGGAGGACTTTTAGGAGCTACAGACCCCGTGGCTCTTGTTGCTTTTCTTAAGGAGCTTGGTGCTAGTAAGAAAATGACCACTTTAATTGACGGGGAGTCTCTGATGAATGATGG gGTGTCAGTTGTGGTCTTTCAGTTATTCTTCAAGATGGTGATGGGGCACAACTCTGACTGGGGTTCCATTATCAAATTTCTTGTCCAGAACTCTCTCGGAGC TGTAGGCATTGGTCTAGCTTTTGGCATTGCTTCAGTTAGTTGGCTTAAATTCGTATTCAATGATACGGTGGTTCAGATCACTGTAACACTTTCAGTGAGCTATTTCGCGTATTACACT GCACAAGAGTGGGCTGGGGTCTCTGGAATTTTGACTGTGATGATTTTGGGGAT gTTTTTCGCTGCATTTGCAAGGACAGCAGTTAAGGGTGAGAGTCACCAGAGTTTGCTTCACTTCTG GGAAATGGCCGCTTATATTGCAAATACATTAGTTTTTATACTCAG TGGAGTTATTATCGCTGAAGGCGTTCTTAGCGGTCGGAGCATATCTTACGAAG GAATCTCTTGGGGCTTTCTTTTCCTCTTATATTTGTATGTCCAACTTTCCCGCTGTGTTGTGGTTGGAGTTCTGTACCCATTGCTATGCCGTTTTGGCTATGGATTGGACTGGAAGGAATCCATCATACTCACGTGGTCTGGATTAAGGGGTGCTGTGTCACTATCACTCGCTCTATCTGTAAAA CAATCAAGTGGAAATTTATATCTCAGTTCGGAGACGGGAACAAGG TTTCTGTTCTTCACAGGTGGGATTGTTTTCCTAACTTTGGTTGTTAATGGATCCACTACTCAATTACTCTTGCACTTTCTTCGCATGGACACTTTAACGGCCAATAAG AAACGAATATTGGAGTATACAAAGTGTGAAATGATGAACACCGCCTTAAAAGCTTTTGAAAATCTAGGGGATGACGAGGAGCTTGGATCTGCTGACTTGCCTACAGTTACAAGACATGTTTCAAGCTTGAAAGATTTAGAAGGGGGACAAGTTAATCCTCACAATGGGTATGAAGCTGGAAACCTTGACCCTACGACGAATATAATGGACATGCGTATACGCTTCTTAAATG GTGTCCAGGCAGCTTACTGGGAGATGCTTGATGATGGGAGAATAACACGTAGCACTGCCAATGTTTTGATGCAATCAGTAGATGAGGCACTTGACCTTGTTTCTACCAATTCTTTATGCGACTGGAGGGGTTTAGAGCCGCGTGTTCATTTCCCAAATTATTACAAGTTTCTTCAATCAAGAATTATCCCCCGCAAGTTGGTCACGCATTTAATTGTGGAAAGACTAGAATCTGCTTGTTACATTTCCTCTGCGTTTCTCCGTGCTCACAGGATTGCGCGACAGCAATTGCATGACTTTCTAG GTACCCCATGTAGCGTAAACTAA
- the LOC104740143 gene encoding sodium/hydrogen exchanger 8-like isoform X3 has product MASIIGAASQYRSPEQAISFSLFSEESDSNPVDAVIFAGTSLVLGTACRQLFNGTRVPYTVVLLVIGIVLGSLEYGTNHNLGKIGNGIRIWNDINPDLLLAVFLPALLFESSFSMDVHQIKRCMGQMVLLAGPGVLISTFCLGALIKLTFPYNWDWKTSLLLGGLLGATDPVALVAFLKELGASKKMTTLIDGESLMNDGVSVVVFQLFFKMVMGHNSDWGSIIKFLVQNSLGAVGIGLAFGIASVSWLKFVFNDTVVQITVTLSVSYFAYYTAQEWAGVSGILTVMILGMFFAAFARTAVKGESHQSLLHFWEMAAYIANTLVFILSGVIIAEGVLSGRSISYEGISWGFLFLLYLYVQLSRCVVVGVLYPLLCRFGYGLDWKESIILTWSGLRGAVSLSLALSVKQSSGNLYLSSETGTRFLFFTGGIVFLTLVVNGSTTQLLLHFLRMDTLTANKKRILEYTKCEMMNTALKAFENLGDDEELGSADLPTVTRHVSSLKDLEGGQVNPHNGCPGSLLGDA; this is encoded by the exons ATGGCGAGTATAATCGGCGCGGCGTCGCAGTACAGGTCACCGGAGCAAGCAATAtccttttctctgttttcagaGGAGAGCGACTCTAATCCTGTGGATGCCGTTATTTTCGCGGGAACTTCGCTGGTTCTCGGAACCGCGTGTAGACAACTGTTTAATGGCACTAGAGTTCCCTACACCGTCGTTCTCCTCGTTATCGGCATCGTTCTCGGATCCTTAG AATATGGAACTAATCATAACCTTGGCAAGATTGGCAATGGGATTCGTATCT GGAATGATATAAACCCTGACCTACTTTTGGCTGTTTTTCTCCCTGCTCTTCTTTTCGAGAGCTCATTCTCCATGGATGTGCACCAGATCaag AGGTGTATGGGACAAATGGTTCTGCTTGCTGGCCCTGGAGTTCTGATCTCTACCTTTTGTCTTGGAGCTCTTATAAAG CTTACTTTTCCATATAACTGGGACTGGAAAACATCATTGTTGCTTGGAGGACTTTTAGGAGCTACAGACCCCGTGGCTCTTGTTGCTTTTCTTAAGGAGCTTGGTGCTAGTAAGAAAATGACCACTTTAATTGACGGGGAGTCTCTGATGAATGATGG gGTGTCAGTTGTGGTCTTTCAGTTATTCTTCAAGATGGTGATGGGGCACAACTCTGACTGGGGTTCCATTATCAAATTTCTTGTCCAGAACTCTCTCGGAGC TGTAGGCATTGGTCTAGCTTTTGGCATTGCTTCAGTTAGTTGGCTTAAATTCGTATTCAATGATACGGTGGTTCAGATCACTGTAACACTTTCAGTGAGCTATTTCGCGTATTACACT GCACAAGAGTGGGCTGGGGTCTCTGGAATTTTGACTGTGATGATTTTGGGGAT gTTTTTCGCTGCATTTGCAAGGACAGCAGTTAAGGGTGAGAGTCACCAGAGTTTGCTTCACTTCTG GGAAATGGCCGCTTATATTGCAAATACATTAGTTTTTATACTCAG TGGAGTTATTATCGCTGAAGGCGTTCTTAGCGGTCGGAGCATATCTTACGAAG GAATCTCTTGGGGCTTTCTTTTCCTCTTATATTTGTATGTCCAACTTTCCCGCTGTGTTGTGGTTGGAGTTCTGTACCCATTGCTATGCCGTTTTGGCTATGGATTGGACTGGAAGGAATCCATCATACTCACGTGGTCTGGATTAAGGGGTGCTGTGTCACTATCACTCGCTCTATCTGTAAAA CAATCAAGTGGAAATTTATATCTCAGTTCGGAGACGGGAACAAGG TTTCTGTTCTTCACAGGTGGGATTGTTTTCCTAACTTTGGTTGTTAATGGATCCACTACTCAATTACTCTTGCACTTTCTTCGCATGGACACTTTAACGGCCAATAAG AAACGAATATTGGAGTATACAAAGTGTGAAATGATGAACACCGCCTTAAAAGCTTTTGAAAATCTAGGGGATGACGAGGAGCTTGGATCTGCTGACTTGCCTACAGTTACAAGACATGTTTCAAGCTTGAAAGATTTAGAAGGGGGACAAGTTAATCCTCACAATGG GTGTCCAGGCAGCTTACTGGGAGATGCTTGA